The proteins below are encoded in one region of Sphingomonas sp.:
- a CDS encoding surface-adhesin E family protein yields MRLMIAALAMAAAAPAMAQTSDWRTVNTFGSGTSASLMMVDAASLKIAGGMREITITSYFAAAKTLTEGQLFDAVRISYRFDCAAATYQTFKSVAYEGEKPILTSDTLRAMAPYGPGTVIAAIAPSVCGGDFSKFAKIAAATPNLEGKQKYGR; encoded by the coding sequence ATGCGGTTGATGATTGCGGCGCTGGCGATGGCCGCCGCGGCACCGGCGATGGCGCAGACTTCCGACTGGCGCACTGTCAACACGTTCGGCTCCGGAACCAGCGCGTCGCTGATGATGGTCGATGCCGCTTCGCTGAAGATCGCGGGCGGCATGCGCGAGATCACGATCACCAGCTATTTCGCTGCCGCCAAGACGCTGACCGAGGGACAGCTTTTCGATGCGGTCCGTATCAGCTACCGCTTCGATTGCGCGGCGGCGACCTACCAGACCTTCAAGTCGGTGGCGTATGAAGGCGAGAAGCCGATCCTGACTTCGGACACGCTCCGGGCGATGGCGCCCTATGGACCGGGAACGGTGATTGCCGCGATCGCGCCATCGGTGTGCGGCGGCGACTTTTCAAAATTCGCCAAGATTGCCGCAGCCACGCCCAATCTTGAGGGCAAGCAGAAATATGGCCGCTAG
- a CDS encoding type II secretion system F family protein: protein MATGPTLLGVDVMWVATLLSALAAGAVFFAIYTATTVRDPMTKRVKALQERREQLKAGITASTSKRRAKLVQKTEATDRIRALLSSMKVLQESQVKIAQQKLAQAGIRRKEWAVGVIFGRLVLPIVIGGPMLYAVYGTDMVAEWSPLKAYGLVAMTFILSYKAPDIYLKNKITKRSHAIRKGLPDALDLLVICAEAGLTVDAAFARVSKELGKAYPELGEEFQLTAIELGFLTDRRQAFENLANRIDLDAIRGVVTTMIQTEKYGTPLASALRVLSGEFRNERMMRAEEKAARLPAIMTVPLILFILPVLFIVILGPAACSINDALMH, encoded by the coding sequence ATGGCAACCGGTCCCACCCTTCTCGGCGTCGACGTGATGTGGGTCGCGACCCTGTTGTCCGCGCTTGCCGCGGGCGCGGTGTTCTTCGCGATCTACACCGCGACCACGGTGCGCGATCCGATGACCAAGCGCGTCAAGGCGCTGCAGGAGCGCCGCGAGCAATTGAAAGCGGGCATCACCGCCTCGACCTCCAAGCGCCGCGCCAAGCTGGTCCAGAAGACCGAAGCGACCGACCGCATTCGCGCCCTTCTTTCCAGCATGAAGGTGCTGCAGGAGAGCCAGGTCAAAATCGCCCAGCAGAAGCTGGCCCAGGCCGGCATCCGCCGCAAGGAATGGGCTGTCGGCGTGATCTTCGGCCGGCTGGTGCTGCCGATCGTGATCGGCGGGCCGATGCTCTATGCCGTTTACGGCACCGACATGGTCGCCGAATGGAGCCCGCTCAAGGCGTATGGCCTCGTCGCGATGACCTTCATCCTGAGCTACAAAGCGCCCGACATCTATCTCAAGAACAAGATCACCAAGCGCAGCCACGCGATCCGCAAGGGCTTGCCCGATGCGCTTGATCTGCTCGTGATCTGTGCCGAAGCGGGACTCACCGTCGATGCCGCCTTCGCCCGCGTGTCGAAGGAACTGGGCAAGGCCTATCCCGAACTCGGCGAGGAATTCCAGCTGACCGCGATCGAATTGGGCTTCCTCACCGATCGCCGCCAGGCCTTCGAGAACCTCGCCAACCGCATCGATCTCGACGCGATCCGCGGCGTCGTAACCACCATGATCCAGACCGAAAAATACGGCACGCCGCTGGCATCGGCGTTGCGCGTGCTATCGGGGGAATTCCGCAACGAGCGCATGATGCGCGCCGAGGAAAAGGCCGCGCGCCTGCCCGCGATCATGACCGTGCCGCTGATCCTGTTCATCCTGCCGGTGCTGTTCATCGTCATCCTCGGGCCCGCGGCCTGCTCGATCAACGACGCGCTGATGCACTAA